The Humulus lupulus chromosome 7, drHumLupu1.1, whole genome shotgun sequence region atttttttccctAGCAACTCTTATATAATTAACATATTAATATATTACATAtatagttaatatatatatatatatatttttatgaataAGGATCATTGTATTGCTCAACAACCAAAGATTACACCCAAACAATTACAACACCAAACACTACCCAAAAAACTACATCTAATGTTTACTGATTTTAGAGACCCAATCTCTATCTATGGTTTGTGCCTTTTTTGGCATTACAAAAGTAATCCTAACTTGTATTTCCCTTTCCACTTTCTGTACAGTATTATCTATATGCCATAATTTTCTAATCCAGTACACATCATTCCGGACTCTCCAAATGTGGTAGACTAGAGCTGCAATAGTAGCATACATGATGTTCTTCCGAATAGCACTCATCTTCTTAGCTTTATTGATCCACCGAATTAATTGTATCAGATCCAATGAAGCCGAATTCCAACCCATCCAATGCTTAATTTTCTGCAAGCAAGCACTACTATAATGACAGTGAAAAAATAAATGTCCAATGCTCTCATTATCAGCTCCACATAACAGACAAGTTTGATCCACTAGAGGCTCAAACCTTTGAATCTGATCTCTAGTGCGGAGCCTCTGCAACATTACCAGCCAAAGCACAAATCTATGCTTCGGAATGCTCAGTCTATCCCAAACAACTTTGCTCCAACTTACAGCAAGTGGCTACTCAAACAGTAAGTCATGGCCAATTTTAGTGCTATACCTCAAGGCTGCAAAATAAGACAGATCTGCCTTAGCTTTGAAAGCTTCTTTAACAGCAACTAATCTCTTCCAATACCAGCTACAATCAATTGGTGGCTGGTATTCCCACCAATTCCTGTCCATCAAGTAAACACTATTAATCCATTTCACAAACAAGTTATCTTTTTTGGTGGCAATTGCCCAAACGTACTTCCCCATTGCAGCCATATTCCAATCAAGAACCTTTCAAAAGCCTAAACCCCCATCTTTCTTTGGCAAATAAACATGATGCCAGGCCACTAACCCCGGACCATTACTGTCTGCCAAACCCTTCCAAAGAAAAGCCCGGCAAATAGCTTCAACGTCTTTTAACAACTTTTTTGGAAGAATCATTATTTGAGCCCAATAAGAGTGAATGGTAATCAATACATAATTAATTAGAGTAACTCTGCCCATATATGACAAGTTCCTCGAGCTCCAAACCTTGATCCGAGCAACCATTTCTTCAAGAATACCATTACAGTCAGCGGCTGATATTTTCCTTGAGCAAACTGGTATGCCAAGATACCTGAAAGGGAGATGAGCTCTTGAATATCCTGACATTTCAATCACATGGGCAACCTCAGCCTCCTTCATGCCACTGCAATAAACAGCTGATTTTTCTTCATTTGGCAGCAAACCAGAAGTCAAGGAAAAGAGTTTCAGGCCCTTCAACATTAACAAAATGGAAAGGAAATCACCATGACAAAATAATAGCAGGTCATTCGCAAAACACATATGATTCAACTTTAAAGGAGCACATCTGTCATGGTATTTAAAACCTTGCCGAGAACCCACTTCTCTCATTATTCTAGACAAATATTCCATGCCTAGAACAAATAAGAGAGGAGACATCAGATCACCTTGTCTCAAACCCCTCTTGGACTCAAAGAATCCATGCATCTCACCATTAAGTAATAAAGAAAATCTCGGGGTTTTGATACACACCATAATGAGATCAATGAACTTCCGAGGGAAGTGAAAAGCAATGAGCATTTCTTCAATAAATCCCCATTCGATGGTGTCATAAGCTTTCCTCAAATCTATTTTAATCATGCAACTCGGTTTACAATTCTTTCTTCCGTAATGCCTAACAATGTCTTGACAAACCATAATATTATAGGCTATATATCGCCCATGAACGAACCCACCTTGGTTCTCAACTATTATTTCAGGGAGGATTTGCCTTAGTCGCGAGCAAATAATTTTGGTAGCAGCCTTATATATCACATTACAACAAGAAATTGGCCTGAAGTCTTTGACACTATCCGGACACTTGACTTTAGGAATGAGTGTAATTGTTGTTGTATTAATCTCTTTAAGAAGCATCCCTGTGTTTAGGAAATTAATCACAGCACCTCCAACTCCTTCTCCCAccaaatcccaattatcatggtaAAAAGAACTCCCAAACCCGTTCGGACCAGGAGCCTTCATTCCTGGTATGGCAAAAATAGCATCTTTAACTTCTTGAATAGTAAAAGGTTGCTGAAGAACTTGACAATGCACCTCTGATAATAAAGGACCAGCAGCCATCACTGACTGAAAAACCTTACTTCTGTTGCTCATTGAGGTCCCTAACAAGTTCTGATAATAACTCAAAAAAGCTTATTGTATGTCCTCTGGTTTGTCCATCCAAATGCCACTCTCATTCTGGATAGAGTTAATTCTATTTTGAGCTCTCCGGGCTTTCAAAGAAGCATGGAATATGGCAGTATTCTCATCACCATTTTGAACCCAATTAAGTTTTGCCTTTTGAGCTAAAAACATATTGTGAGCTTTATGGAAATGAGAATACTTGTTTCGAGCCATTTGCTCCTACTCCAATAACTCAGTATTCCGAGGATCTCTATTCAGCTCTTCCTGAATAGCTAGCATTACTTGTTTAGCTTACATTTCAGCCGTGTGTATATCATTAAATCCCTCCATGTTAATAGCTCTAAACACGTTCTTAAGTCTCTTCAATCTTCCCACCAACTGATACATGAGTGTACTTGCAATGGGGGTCTGCCAACTTTGCCGAACCACTTCAACATAATTCTGAGCTGATTTCCACATGCTGAAATATCGAAAAGGCTTCCTTCCAGAACTAAAATCTTTATAGAACGAGATCAAGATAGGATAGTGATCAAAGTCCCCTTCCGGAAGGAAGACAACATCTGAATTCAAGAAAGAATCTGTCCATTTCGAGTTCACCAAGGCACGATCAATCTTAGAGAAAATTCTCTCTTCAGGCTGCTGCTTATTATTCCAAGTGAAGAAACACCCTGAAAATTTAAGGTCCTCCATTTGACAATGAACCACACAATCCTTAAAACTATCAGATGGTTTTTTATGATTCCTTCTTCCAGCTCTTTCATCATAGTTCAGAATCTCATTAAAATCTCCTACAATCATCCACGGTTCTTCAATACCAGTCTTGAGCCCTTTTAAGTCTTGCCAAAGAGCTTCTCTTCCCACTTCTTCATTAAACCCATAGACAAAAGTAATGTGAAATTTCCCTGTGTTCTAATTTGTTTGAGTAATACAATGAATCAATTGGCTTGTACACATCCTTATATCTATAGAGTACATACAAGGATTCCAAGCAACTATTAGTCTCCCTTTGTCTAACCAAGGATTATTGTTAGTGAAACACCAACCAGGAAACAAATTCATATAAATATCACCCATATTTTTATTCAAAACTTTGGTTTCAAGCAGACTAACCAGACCAACCTTTTTCGAGTAAATCAGCTGCCTGATTTCCCTATGCTTGTGCTGGCTGTTAATCCCTCGAACATTCCAAACGAGTATTTTATCCATTTGACGTAGAGGGAGCTCCCCCTTCTCCAGTATTAACTATCTCCTGCTCATTCTTCTCCACTTGATCAAAATCTAGCATAGTTAATATATTATtgcttaataattaatattattacaaaaatattttttaaaggattaaaaaaattatttaagcatCATTTATATATACTAGTTTTATGATTCGTGGCTTAGCCACGAACAGTTGATTTGAACAATTAGTTTTAAaagattaaaatttaatattaaaaattaaataagtaaTACTTAAATATGAGAGATTGTTAAAAAAAGTTTGTTTCAATGTTTCAAATTTGCCTATTATTCTactactttcattattattattatattaaaaaaagtgATATGTTTTTAGAgcgttttaaatatttttattaataaaaattaattttctattaTACATTAATCTTCTCACGTCAaattttttatctttcttttttgggaaaacacgtcaactacatttttagaacaaaaataaaatgtaataagtacagtatatataataaataaatatttttaaaaaataaatacacacAAACACTAATTtggtacaaaataataataataataataataataataataataacttaaataactaaaagctatttaaattaataaattatattccACGAAATATGAACCAAAAAATCTATCATATATACATCATCACATATGTTAGACCTATATCAATAATATTCATACAATGTTGTTGTTTATATGCAAACATTAAACACCACCTACCATGAATACGCTTAAGAAAAAAAAGAATCAATCATAAATATATCCATCATTTctctaataaaataattaaaaaaaataataatttaacatTCTTTTGCAAAAAATCGAACTTAAAAATTAGTTACTTATGATGaagtataaataataaatttgaatgttagttaaatattaattatatatttcctaattttgattttcaatgaatatttatgtatatactTTATCAAtacattatttataaattattttaataataatacgAGTATATGTTACcctaaaaaaatactattttatttgcTCATGTGTAGAGTAAATAACAATATAaaaattgtttacccaaaaacggctgctgatgacgtggcaataatttctcacacgtggttgacacgtggcagagtcgaaatgaagaggtgttgttcgccTACCAGCTCCCTGTTGCTTCATCAAACCTcatgattagatgcgaccagactggttgcatgcttcggtttatttccttaaaagattgtaattttGTAACAatgacatttattatttcctctttattgcattgatacgctgatattaagaagaattaaggcccattgacccatgtaacctcccttgagcctataaatatgcatgagaggactcaaggaagagacttttgaATATTTTCTCACAATACTCATAGAGAGAACATAAAAGGTGATTATCCATCGTTTTGTTGTAACTCTCCTAAGGTtcgtgaaactcaagaaccctagttctttgatcacggtttttggattcaacatcaataatagcactaagtggacgtaggttgttaccacattgttggggccaaaccactataaatcatctgtgtcatttctttaccatttgattacatttttgactatcatctcatttattgttgtaattgtgactccgtgtcgttggcaaatcgagggtcaacaaaaacGAATAAGAATAAATTTCAAATTTCTATaaggaaaataataataataataataataataataataataatgaaattatgaaaaaaaatatatttcgtTCTCATAAAAATAGTTTTAAATAACTGAAAAATTATAAACGTAGCACTACTTTAGCAACTTTTAACTAAAAATATTTAGTAAATTAGTTTTGATTAACATCATTTAAAACAATACTCATTATTAGTTGAGATTTTTTGCATTCTAGTTATATATGCATCTTTATTTAAATttccaaaaaaatatttatcctaaataataataatcacaataacattaataatgaaaataataacttttcaaattcaaatttttaaatatctatttgaatattcatatgtcaatttttttctattttattttttatataagaaAATAGAGTAAATTAGTTTTGATTAACATCATTTAAATTTACTTCTTATTATGTATTGTTTTGAAAAGTCGATAATGAAAAAAGATTCATAGAATTTAATGTTCACTATCTATATATGTGTAAATAATTATACTTGGGTTAACATGCTGGGAATTGAAACCATCCATATATGTATCATAAACAAGATGCAAGAAAATTAATTATAGCCAAAGTGAAAAACACAAATACAATGGAAATAAATTGTAGATTTGATTGTGTAAATAGAATtcaagaagaaaaataagaagagaaaaaaaaaatgatgaaagcaCAATAGCAAtaatgaagaagagaagaagtcAGAAGAAAAACgataagaagagaaaaaaatgatGCTTACGTTAGATAAATTAGACTGATATTTATAAGATAGAATTgtctattaatttttaaatataaaaaatcaaaatacatTTTCAGTGTAATTTCATTCATTAAGGAAATGAGAGGAAaacctttcatttttttttctcctAAATTAATGTGGGTCCCACTAATCTTTCCTATTCTTAAAATTTAGTAAACACTTGAATGGAAATAATTATCATTCCCTCTAAATAAACATGTCATACGTGTTAACAAATGTCtctattttataaatagtaagcAAATGACATCCCAACTTTTTAGGGTCACGTTAATTTTCATTCTTACCATTTACTTCAACTAGTTtcaaatttatatatacattctACGTTATTTTTACTACCGATCTCTCTTTATTTAATattcttttttttaataataatgctCTCTTTATCTCTCGCGTTACATCCAACAAGAGCTTTACTTTTTGACAAGTTTTTAAGCCATTTTGCGtcagtttttttttctaaaaaaaatgacTTTATCTACATGTGTTTATACATACaaaattaattttctttatttattgattaaatttatAGATTTTTTTATCCTATCATATCTACATTATTTTGCACCAAGATTTCATATCTACGTGAATcagtattttatatttattttatttcttttctatttaaaaaattaatgtatATTTAATATTTGAGTTATTATAAAGGGTATGGTTATAAatctaacaacatatatcatttcTTTGTCTATGGTAATTAGAGTTTGCTATAGCCTAGGGAGAAGGAGTATAAAAAGCATGATTATAGTATATAATTGTAATAatgctttatatatattttttctactatgatttagagttggatataatttttattttttatttttcttattaagAAAGTTAGAGTTAACTATAGCttatggtaaaaaaaaaatctcacaaATTTACCGGATATAAATTTAATAACACTATATATCTATAATTTGTATTATGGTATATAAGAGTTGACTATAACTTAGGCTGGAAATTAAATTCACAAATTTAATTATGGTATATTAACTTAACAAAATGATATATTTGTACTATGATATATCATAGTATGCTATAGCTTAGGGTGAAAAAAAATAGGTATATAAGTTTAACAATATGATATATTTGTTAgttgtattattttatataagaATTAAGTATAGCTTAAGGTGAAAAAAGTTAAAGTATATAATTATAAGTTTAACAAGATTGTATGTCCATCATTTGTAATATGGTGTATTCGAGTTGGCTATAGCTTAAAAGAgtaaaaaatgcatgattatgacatATAATTTTAACAACATGGtgtgaatataaatatatattgctatgatatatttgagttggctaatttttttttcttcaaatgaaGTTAAAGTTGACTATAGCTTAGGATGAAAATTTTACAAGTCTATGGTATATAAGTTTATGaagattatatattttttgtaatgcGAGCATCCAAACTGGCTATAGCTTAGTGTAAAAAAAAAGAATGATGTACcattaaatttgaaaaaatataacatgacataattttaaaatatgatttagaaacaaaaaaatatatacgaCAATACGTCAAATAGATATACCAAGCTCATAAAATAATATACCACTCAAATTTTAAtagaaaatattaatataaatttgaaataagATTGACCAATTTAATATATCATAACATAGAAATCACATATACCAAGCAACTAAAATGATAtactattaaaattaaaaaataatattaaataattttgaaataagGTTGATAAAATAAATGACCACCATACATAAAAAATGATATTCCAAGCTTATAAAATAATATACCACTTAAatcttaataaaaatattaatataaacttcaaataatataaaaaatcaaGTTTATGGTTTATAAATTTAACAATATGATATATTTGGTTTTTGTACTATGGTATATTAGAGTTCGATTAcaagaaaagtgaagaaaaaaaataattatggcATATATATTTAACAATATGGTATAAATGTTATTTATACTATGGTATATCAAAGATGATTATagcttaagaaaaaaaaagtgtaaataGTATATATGTTATTTGTATTATAGTATATTAGAGATGGCTATAACTTAAGGTGAAAAAATGTTTATGATATGTAAGTTTAATAGCATGGTATATTTGTTATTTGTACTACAGTACATCAAAGATGACTATAACTTAGGGTTAAAATATAGTTTATGATATTTAAGTTTAATATCATGGTATATCTGTTATCTGTACTATGGTATATCAGCAATGGTATCACTTATTAGAGTGAATAAAAAAACGTTTATGGCATATAAGTTTAATAACATGGTATATCTTTTATTTGTTCTACAATATATTGGAGATGAAAATAACTTAGGGTGAAAATAAAAATGTTTATGGTATATACGTTTAATAACATAGTATATCTATTTTTTGTACTATAGTATTCCAGAGATGACTATAGCTtaaagatgaagaaaaaaaatgtatattgcaTATAAGTTTAACAACACAGTATACATGTTATTTGTACTATAATATATTAGAGATGACTATAACTTAaggttaataaaatatttatgatatataagtttaataatatgatatatttgttatt contains the following coding sequences:
- the LOC133791452 gene encoding uncharacterized protein LOC133791452, which gives rise to MDKILVWNVRGINSQHKHREIRQLIYSKKVGLNTGKFHITFVYGFNEEVGREALWQDLKGLKTGIEEPWMIVGDFNEILNYDERAGRRNHKKPSDSFKDCVVHCQMEDLKFSGCFFTWNNKQQPEERIFSKIDRALVNSKWTDSFLNSDVVFLPEGDFDHYPILISFYKDFSSGRKPFRYFSMWKSAQNYVEVVRQSWQTPIASTLMYQLVGRLKRLKNVFRAINMEGFNDIHTAEM